One genomic window of Actinoalloteichus hoggarensis includes the following:
- a CDS encoding non-ribosomal peptide synthetase produces the protein MTDVIDPRPPVGAAGMGASSAVATNPAAAVHSFSAEETGPPPPAGPESADPGATQAPALPLTAAQHEVWLAQRLRQADPTYNTGGCLEIPGSLRRAAFVAALRTAVRETESLRLRFTESNGEVRQTVGDAAELDRAVGEWLIVRDLRGDPAPAASAVRWMHEDLAVPRDPLRDRLFGFAVFVLPDDRTLWYQRVHHLLLDGYSSALLLRRVAALYSAAASGATPPATPFGPLAVLLAEEAAYRESPAAVRDRRFWADRLAEAAESGGASAVASQCLGGDSTTGGAAETPSGGRASGALAAESTGARLLPSAVVSEPAATEPAAAATTVVDTAAAADSPPPDAVPSDAGPSDAGPITDGPTFAPVIPAEPAARSAASTGLDRVGSEAAADDVEPNLPTDRSGRTSPGLPTATAATSVSSALAALPVSGTRSRWRLSWSAEDAARLSASARRTGTGWSVFLLSALAGFLTPPNGPQEVTLGLAVKGRAGGLALSVPGMTADILPLRIPVSPWQTQAELVRQVAAEAREVVLHQRLPQRELRAMRDPGDRGPLYGATVNINRVGRPLRFGEHVASLHQFESGGRHAGLSIDVHDGPDGGIDIDLLGDRGVGAELGLDELGRGLAAYLTAFVALDSDRPIASIPRVSEDERERLLRWGTGCPPPPEQTLAELFAAQVAATPAAPALVFEDREWSYAELSARVNRLARLLVSQGVGPERVVGIALPRTPDSVVATLAVAVAGGAFLPIDGELPPDRIRTMLSDARPMLLITDQAGAVARQDDVDRSWTPLDQESAEVRAALAAISAEPLGDADRLAPTSPADAAYLIYTSGSTGLPKGVVVEHRGLAALATTRRTGWTLAPGDRLLRFASPGFDAAVWELLQAVTHGAALVCAPAHRLRPGPELTRLFADQRITHVVLSPSTVAALPPDGLAEVRTLVVGGEACPPDLVRQRAGTRVLINAYGPTEVTVCSAMSDPLATTDRPAVGRPVSGMRVLVLDASLRLVPPRTVGEVYLAGPGVARGYLNQPALTALRFLPDPFDPTGARMYRTGDLAWWDDEGRLHVTGRTDAQVKVRGVRVELGEIESVLLDHPEIAAAAVILRTDDPGDPRLFAYARPVEGTSPSSAAVREHCARTLPRHLVPWHCEFLTDLPRTPSGKVDRRALAGRIPPVEVVSARFVPPRGAGEERIAAVWRDVLGRSMVGSGDNFFDLGGHSLSMTRLHKALVELTGRDVSLADLYAHPTVAEQARLFADRSDSASARPAAWQEPGRGLPPSASTPIRPQPGAGPSASGSGASGPGAGFAGFLAVRPGEDVVAVGEEVPAVGRGPDANAGPTSGPDARPESDLAARPESDLAARRRRTIAARNSARTRRGAPHDG, from the coding sequence ATGACGGACGTGATCGACCCGCGGCCGCCGGTCGGCGCCGCCGGGATGGGGGCCTCCTCCGCCGTCGCCACGAACCCCGCCGCTGCGGTGCATTCCTTCTCGGCGGAGGAGACAGGTCCGCCGCCACCGGCCGGCCCGGAATCGGCCGACCCGGGTGCCACTCAGGCACCGGCGTTGCCGCTCACCGCCGCCCAGCACGAGGTCTGGCTGGCGCAGCGGCTCCGGCAGGCCGATCCGACGTACAACACCGGCGGCTGCCTGGAGATCCCCGGATCGCTGCGGCGGGCGGCGTTCGTGGCGGCGTTGCGAACGGCGGTGCGGGAGACGGAGTCACTGCGACTTCGGTTCACCGAGTCGAACGGCGAGGTCCGACAGACGGTCGGTGACGCGGCCGAGCTGGACCGGGCGGTGGGCGAGTGGCTGATCGTGCGGGATCTGCGTGGCGACCCCGCTCCGGCGGCCTCGGCGGTGCGCTGGATGCACGAGGACCTCGCCGTGCCACGTGATCCGCTGCGTGACCGGCTGTTCGGGTTCGCGGTGTTCGTCCTGCCCGACGATCGGACGCTCTGGTATCAGCGCGTTCATCATCTGCTGCTCGACGGGTACAGCAGCGCACTGTTGCTGCGTCGGGTCGCCGCGCTGTACTCGGCGGCGGCCTCCGGAGCGACGCCGCCCGCGACGCCGTTCGGGCCGCTGGCCGTCCTGCTCGCCGAGGAGGCCGCCTACCGGGAGTCTCCGGCGGCGGTGCGGGACCGTCGCTTCTGGGCGGATCGACTCGCCGAGGCAGCCGAGTCGGGCGGTGCGTCCGCCGTCGCCTCGCAGTGTCTCGGCGGCGACTCGACCACCGGCGGCGCCGCCGAGACGCCGTCCGGCGGCCGGGCTTCGGGGGCGCTCGCCGCCGAGTCGACGGGTGCCCGACTCCTGCCGTCGGCGGTGGTCTCGGAACCCGCCGCGACAGAACCCGCCGCGGCCGCGACCACCGTGGTGGACACCGCCGCAGCGGCCGACTCTCCGCCACCTGACGCCGTGCCGTCCGACGCGGGGCCGTCCGACGCGGGACCGATCACCGACGGCCCGACGTTCGCGCCGGTCATCCCGGCGGAGCCCGCCGCTCGCTCCGCGGCGAGCACCGGGCTCGACCGCGTCGGTTCCGAGGCGGCGGCCGACGACGTCGAACCGAACCTTCCGACGGACCGTTCCGGACGTACGTCGCCCGGCCTGCCGACCGCGACCGCGGCGACGTCGGTCTCCTCGGCTCTCGCCGCGCTGCCCGTCTCGGGGACACGAAGCCGATGGCGGCTGAGCTGGTCGGCCGAGGACGCCGCCCGGCTGTCGGCATCCGCTCGTCGCACCGGCACCGGATGGAGCGTGTTCCTGCTCTCCGCCCTCGCGGGCTTCCTGACACCGCCGAACGGGCCGCAGGAGGTGACGCTGGGCCTGGCCGTCAAGGGCCGGGCGGGCGGGCTCGCTCTGAGCGTGCCCGGCATGACCGCCGACATCCTCCCGCTGCGTATACCGGTGTCGCCGTGGCAGACGCAGGCCGAACTCGTCCGTCAGGTGGCCGCCGAGGCCAGGGAAGTGGTGCTTCATCAGCGGCTTCCACAACGCGAACTGCGTGCCATGCGCGATCCCGGCGACCGCGGACCCCTCTACGGCGCGACGGTGAACATCAACCGGGTCGGCAGGCCGCTCCGGTTCGGCGAGCACGTCGCGAGCCTGCATCAGTTCGAGTCCGGGGGGCGCCACGCGGGCCTGAGCATCGACGTCCACGACGGCCCCGACGGCGGGATCGACATCGACCTCCTCGGCGATCGCGGTGTCGGCGCGGAGCTCGGCCTCGACGAGCTGGGCCGCGGACTGGCGGCCTATCTGACCGCGTTCGTCGCGTTGGACTCCGACCGCCCGATCGCGTCGATCCCGCGAGTATCCGAAGACGAACGGGAGCGGTTGCTGCGGTGGGGAACGGGTTGTCCACCGCCGCCGGAACAGACCCTCGCCGAGCTGTTCGCCGCACAGGTCGCCGCCACCCCGGCGGCGCCCGCCCTCGTCTTCGAGGACCGGGAGTGGAGTTACGCGGAGCTGAGCGCGCGGGTCAACCGACTGGCCAGGCTGCTGGTGTCCCAAGGCGTCGGACCGGAACGGGTGGTGGGCATAGCGCTGCCCCGCACGCCCGACTCGGTGGTGGCGACCCTCGCCGTCGCGGTGGCGGGCGGTGCCTTCCTCCCGATCGACGGCGAGCTTCCACCCGACCGCATCCGCACCATGCTGTCTGATGCGCGACCGATGCTGCTGATCACCGATCAGGCGGGCGCCGTCGCGCGGCAGGACGACGTGGACCGCAGCTGGACACCGTTGGATCAGGAATCGGCCGAGGTCCGGGCCGCCCTCGCGGCGATCTCCGCCGAACCGCTCGGCGACGCCGACCGTCTCGCGCCGACCAGCCCGGCCGATGCCGCCTACCTGATCTACACCTCCGGCTCGACGGGCCTGCCCAAGGGCGTCGTCGTCGAGCATCGCGGCCTCGCCGCGCTCGCCACCACCCGGCGCACCGGGTGGACCCTCGCACCGGGCGACCGCCTGCTGCGGTTCGCCTCGCCGGGCTTCGATGCCGCCGTCTGGGAACTGCTCCAGGCCGTCACCCACGGCGCCGCGCTGGTCTGCGCGCCCGCCCACCGGCTGCGACCGGGCCCGGAACTCACGAGGCTGTTCGCCGATCAGCGCATCACCCACGTCGTGCTGTCGCCCTCGACGGTGGCGGCCCTGCCGCCCGACGGCCTCGCCGAGGTCCGCACCCTGGTGGTCGGCGGCGAGGCCTGCCCGCCCGACCTGGTCCGGCAGCGGGCGGGAACCCGAGTGCTGATCAACGCCTACGGGCCGACCGAGGTCACGGTGTGCTCGGCGATGAGCGACCCGCTGGCGACGACGGATCGCCCCGCCGTCGGCCGTCCGGTGTCGGGGATGCGGGTGCTGGTGCTGGACGCCTCGCTGCGGCTGGTCCCGCCCCGCACGGTGGGCGAGGTGTACCTGGCCGGTCCGGGCGTGGCCAGGGGCTATCTGAACCAGCCCGCGTTGACGGCGCTGCGCTTCCTGCCCGACCCGTTCGATCCCACAGGCGCCCGGATGTACCGGACCGGCGATCTGGCCTGGTGGGACGACGAGGGCAGACTGCACGTGACCGGCCGGACGGACGCCCAGGTCAAGGTGCGGGGAGTCCGCGTCGAACTCGGCGAGATCGAGTCGGTGCTCCTCGACCATCCCGAGATCGCCGCCGCCGCCGTCATCCTCCGCACGGACGATCCCGGTGATCCCCGACTGTTCGCGTACGCGCGACCGGTCGAGGGAACGTCGCCCAGTTCGGCGGCGGTGCGTGAGCACTGCGCCAGAACCCTGCCCCGACATCTGGTGCCCTGGCATTGCGAGTTCCTCACGGATCTGCCGCGCACTCCGTCCGGCAAGGTCGACCGGCGTGCGCTGGCAGGCCGCATCCCGCCCGTCGAAGTCGTCTCGGCGCGCTTCGTCCCGCCCCGAGGCGCGGGGGAGGAGCGGATCGCGGCGGTGTGGCGGGACGTGCTCGGGCGCTCGATGGTCGGATCGGGCGACAACTTCTTCGACCTCGGCGGGCACTCGCTGTCGATGACCCGGTTGCACAAGGCGCTCGTCGAACTCACCGGCCGGGACGTCTCGCTCGCCGATCTGTACGCGCATCCGACGGTGGCCGAACAGGCCCGGCTGTTCGCGGACCGGTCGGACTCCGCCTCGGCACGCCCGGCGGCGTGGCAGGAGCCGGGACGAGGCCTGCCGCCCTCGGCGTCGACGCCGATCCGGCCCCAGCCCGGTGCGGGTCCCTCCGCGTCGGGGTCGGGGGCTTCCGGGCCGGGGGCGGGCTTCGCGGGCTTCCTCGCGGTCCGGCCTGGCGAGGACGTGGTCGCGGTCGGGGAGGAAGTGCCCGCCGTCGGCCGGGGCCCCGACGCGAACGCCGGGCCGACCTCGGGGCCGGACGCCCGCCCGGAGTCGGATCTGGCGGCCCGCCCGGAGTCGGATCTGGCGGCCCGCCGCCGTCGGACCATCGCAGCCAGGAACTCGGCTAGGACACGAAGAGGAGCACCGCACGATGGCTGA
- a CDS encoding MbtH family NRPS accessory protein: MNERSATMTDFFADPASRVRVLVDDAGRHALWPARAPVPPGWLIGMAEGTPAECRDHVVAHWSGPVVGGEPACPVEGAAR; encoded by the coding sequence GTGAACGAGAGGAGTGCCACGATGACCGACTTCTTCGCCGATCCGGCATCGCGGGTCCGGGTGCTGGTGGACGACGCGGGCAGACACGCGCTGTGGCCCGCGCGTGCCCCGGTTCCGCCCGGCTGGCTGATCGGCATGGCCGAGGGCACCCCGGCCGAGTGCCGCGATCACGTGGTCGCACACTGGTCGGGCCCGGTGGTCGGCGGCGAACCGGCCTGCCCCGTCGAGGGCGCTGCCCGGTGA
- a CDS encoding thioesterase II family protein yields the protein MPAEVLWFRRFLPITAPRVRLFCFAHAGGAASAFRSWPKGLSPDVEMLAVRYPGRQDRLGEAGAERMGDLVEPIVAALEPFRTEPIALFGHSMGAAVAYEVAVRLEQLGTPAAVLFVSGYPAPLHHDVRAFAPQDDSTMLAEIRSIGGPQLADLDPALLELMLPALRADWKVLTTYRPTRGRPLSTPVVAYAAAEDTLAPIDRVVDWAEVTTAMFAHRTFRGGHFYLVDQEAELTSDITRHLSSTGRATRR from the coding sequence GTGCCCGCAGAGGTATTGTGGTTCCGCCGTTTCCTGCCGATCACCGCGCCCCGCGTCCGGCTTTTCTGTTTCGCGCACGCGGGCGGCGCCGCGAGCGCATTCCGCAGCTGGCCGAAGGGCCTTTCCCCGGATGTCGAGATGCTCGCCGTCCGTTATCCCGGCAGACAGGACCGACTCGGCGAAGCCGGGGCCGAGCGGATGGGCGATCTCGTGGAACCGATCGTCGCCGCCCTGGAGCCGTTCCGAACGGAGCCGATCGCCCTCTTCGGCCACAGCATGGGGGCCGCGGTCGCCTACGAGGTCGCCGTGCGGCTGGAACAGCTCGGCACGCCCGCGGCGGTGCTGTTCGTGTCCGGCTATCCGGCCCCCCTGCATCACGACGTCCGGGCGTTCGCGCCGCAGGACGACTCGACGATGCTCGCCGAGATCCGATCCATCGGCGGACCGCAGCTGGCCGACCTGGACCCGGCGCTACTGGAGTTGATGCTGCCCGCGCTGCGCGCCGACTGGAAGGTGCTCACCACCTATCGCCCCACTCGAGGCCGCCCGCTGTCCACTCCGGTCGTCGCCTACGCCGCCGCGGAGGACACGCTGGCACCGATCGATCGGGTGGTGGACTGGGCAGAGGTCACCACCGCGATGTTCGCGCACCGCACCTTCCGCGGTGGACACTTCTACCTCGTCGATCAGGAGGCGGAGCTGACGAGCGACATCACCCGACACCTCTCCTCGACAGGTCGGGCGACCCGACGCTAG
- a CDS encoding type I polyketide synthase, with protein sequence MADGSPGVRDFDIAIIGMAGRFPGARDVDEFWAGLVAGREALRPVGDEEFLAAGGDPALLADETHVRVALSMPDIDLFDADFFGFLPTDAAMLDPQQRVFLETCQHALEDAGHDPDRPAGPVGVYAGSSQNEYYLSHVYPRYGGEFSMSSMVAKVANLPDTLANRVSYALNLTGPAFAVQTACSTSLVAIHLACQDLLNLQCDTALAGGVTVIPDKLGYRYVEQGAYSPDGRCRPFDREAAGFIGGDGVGVVVLRRLADALADGDHIRAVIKGSAVNNDGAGKASFTAPSRSGQTAAILAAQANAEIDAADIGYVEAHGTGTLVGDPVEVAALSDAFRRTTDRRGFCTLGSVKANIGHLDAAAGVAGLIKTVLALEHGLIPPHPNFTRPNPAIDFESSPFRINTEPIDWTGPGPRRAAVSSFGVGGTNAHVILEQAPEIARTESSAEWTVLPLSARTPADLERMSADLADHLAARPELDLHDVGHTLRVGRRLLPHRRTVVCRDRDGAIDRLRSPLGPQTAAAGPRPVVLLFGGGGAQYDGMGRELYATQPIFRAELDRCAEILRPVLDGDLRAVLYQGEQVAVPAVLAGLLATQYAIARLLTAAGITPTALLGHSLGEYTAACLSGVISLEDVLPLMVERERLIRQAGGATLSVFLGAEQTAPYLTDRLSLAAINAPQVCSVSGPVDDVADLRSRLDLAGVGNRRLDVAGAAHSWLLDAILPDYAAAVERVTLRPPTVPYVSNVTGDWATEEQATSPGYWLGHLRGTVRFADGLAAVAGRDDPILVEIGPGRGLGRLATECLGPDAIVVQAARSREEERPDSAVLLGALGRLWTEGVAVDWSSVLPPGRRVPLTRYPFARRRHWLDRVVRPATGTVLPGDSVDAPLAAPDRRDGANRASSSRGCRASGQVSPGEPTGEPTGEPTGEPTSRADGGSGQARLGDLAAHDGPGQAELGRMLTRPSLQPRPMLTTAFREPVTELERAVVECWRTVLGIDQIGVDDGFFELGGDSLLLLRMVSSVRERLGVSMVVRRVFETPTVGGVIAAIAAAEEPAPSHD encoded by the coding sequence ATGGCTGACGGTTCCCCCGGCGTTCGTGACTTCGACATCGCGATCATCGGCATGGCAGGCCGGTTCCCCGGCGCACGGGACGTCGACGAGTTCTGGGCCGGTCTCGTCGCGGGCCGCGAGGCGCTGCGCCCCGTCGGCGACGAGGAGTTCCTCGCCGCCGGGGGCGATCCCGCGCTGCTCGCCGACGAGACCCACGTCCGGGTCGCCCTGTCCATGCCGGACATCGACCTCTTCGACGCGGACTTCTTCGGATTCCTGCCCACCGACGCGGCGATGCTCGATCCGCAGCAGCGCGTCTTCCTGGAGACCTGCCAGCACGCGTTGGAGGACGCGGGCCACGACCCGGACCGCCCGGCCGGTCCCGTCGGCGTCTACGCGGGCTCCAGCCAGAACGAGTACTACCTGTCGCATGTCTACCCGCGTTACGGCGGCGAGTTCTCGATGTCCAGCATGGTGGCCAAGGTCGCGAACCTGCCCGACACCCTGGCCAATCGCGTCTCCTACGCGTTGAACCTGACCGGCCCGGCGTTCGCCGTGCAGACGGCGTGCTCCACCTCCCTCGTCGCGATCCACCTCGCCTGCCAGGACCTGTTGAACCTGCAGTGCGACACGGCTCTGGCGGGCGGAGTCACGGTCATCCCGGACAAGCTGGGCTATCGCTACGTCGAGCAGGGCGCCTATTCGCCGGACGGTCGGTGCAGGCCCTTCGATCGCGAGGCGGCGGGCTTCATCGGCGGCGACGGCGTCGGCGTCGTCGTGCTGCGGCGGCTGGCCGACGCCCTCGCCGACGGCGACCACATCCGGGCCGTGATCAAGGGCTCGGCCGTCAACAACGACGGCGCGGGGAAGGCGAGCTTCACCGCGCCGAGCCGGTCCGGCCAGACGGCCGCGATCCTCGCCGCGCAGGCCAACGCCGAGATCGACGCCGCCGACATCGGTTACGTGGAGGCACACGGCACCGGCACGCTCGTCGGCGACCCCGTCGAGGTCGCCGCGCTGAGCGACGCCTTCCGGCGCACCACCGACCGCCGAGGCTTCTGCACGCTCGGCTCGGTGAAGGCCAACATCGGGCACCTGGACGCCGCGGCGGGAGTGGCGGGCCTGATCAAGACGGTGCTGGCGCTGGAACACGGTCTGATCCCGCCGCATCCGAACTTCACCCGGCCGAATCCGGCGATCGACTTCGAGAGCAGCCCCTTCCGGATCAACACCGAGCCGATCGACTGGACCGGGCCGGGACCTCGGCGGGCGGCCGTCAGCTCCTTCGGCGTCGGGGGAACGAACGCGCACGTCATCCTGGAGCAGGCGCCCGAGATCGCGCGGACCGAGTCGTCCGCGGAGTGGACGGTGCTGCCGCTGTCGGCCCGTACACCCGCCGATCTCGAACGCATGAGCGCCGACCTGGCCGACCACCTCGCCGCTCGACCCGAACTCGACCTCCACGACGTGGGACACACCCTCCGCGTCGGCAGGCGCCTCCTGCCGCACCGGCGGACGGTGGTGTGTCGCGACCGGGACGGCGCTATCGATCGGCTCCGATCGCCCCTGGGCCCCCAGACGGCCGCGGCGGGGCCGCGCCCGGTGGTCCTGCTCTTCGGCGGGGGCGGCGCGCAGTACGACGGGATGGGGCGAGAGCTCTACGCGACGCAGCCGATCTTCCGCGCCGAGCTGGACCGCTGCGCCGAGATCCTGCGGCCCGTGCTCGACGGCGACCTGCGCGCGGTGCTCTACCAGGGCGAACAGGTCGCCGTGCCTGCCGTACTGGCCGGGCTGCTGGCCACCCAGTACGCGATCGCCCGGCTGTTGACGGCTGCGGGCATCACACCGACCGCCCTGCTCGGGCACTCCCTCGGCGAGTACACCGCCGCGTGCCTCAGCGGAGTGATCTCCCTGGAGGACGTCCTGCCGCTCATGGTGGAGCGGGAACGACTGATCAGGCAGGCGGGCGGTGCCACGCTCAGCGTGTTCCTCGGTGCGGAGCAGACGGCCCCGTATCTGACCGATCGACTGTCGCTCGCGGCGATCAACGCACCGCAGGTCTGCTCGGTGTCCGGTCCCGTCGACGACGTCGCCGACCTGCGAAGCAGGCTCGATCTGGCCGGAGTGGGCAACCGTCGGCTCGACGTGGCGGGCGCCGCGCACTCCTGGCTGCTCGACGCGATCCTGCCCGACTACGCGGCGGCCGTGGAACGGGTGACGCTGCGCCCCCCGACCGTGCCCTACGTCTCCAACGTGACCGGTGACTGGGCCACCGAGGAGCAGGCGACCAGCCCGGGCTACTGGCTGGGACACCTGCGGGGGACCGTGCGGTTCGCCGACGGCCTGGCCGCGGTGGCGGGCCGGGACGATCCGATCCTGGTCGAGATCGGCCCTGGCCGCGGGCTGGGCAGGCTCGCCACCGAGTGTCTCGGCCCGGACGCGATCGTCGTCCAGGCAGCCAGGAGCCGGGAGGAGGAGCGCCCGGACTCGGCCGTGCTGCTCGGCGCCCTCGGCCGACTGTGGACCGAGGGCGTGGCGGTCGACTGGTCGAGCGTGCTGCCGCCCGGCAGACGCGTCCCCCTCACCCGCTACCCGTTCGCGAGACGACGCCATTGGCTGGACCGGGTCGTCCGTCCTGCGACGGGCACGGTCCTGCCCGGCGATTCGGTGGATGCGCCCCTCGCGGCACCGGATCGCCGGGACGGGGCGAACCGGGCCTCGTCGAGCCGCGGGTGTCGGGCGAGCGGACAGGTCTCGCCGGGCGAACCGACGGGCGAACCGACGGGCGAACCGACGGGCGAACCGACGTCGCGGGCGGACGGCGGGTCGGGGCAGGCCCGCCTCGGCGATCTCGCCGCGCACGACGGCCCGGGACAGGCCGAGCTGGGGCGGATGCTCACCCGTCCCAGCCTCCAGCCGCGTCCGATGCTCACCACCGCGTTCCGCGAGCCGGTCACCGAGCTGGAACGGGCGGTGGTCGAATGCTGGCGGACGGTCCTGGGCATCGATCAGATCGGCGTGGACGACGGCTTCTTCGAGCTCGGCGGCGACTCGCTGCTGCTGCTGCGCATGGTGTCCTCGGTCCGCGAGCGGCTCGGGGTCTCGATGGTGGTGCGGAGGGTCTTCGAGACGCCGACGGTGGGCGGCGTGATCGCCGCCATCGCGGCGGCCGAGGAGCCCGCGCCGAGCCACGACTGA
- the abc-f gene encoding ribosomal protection-like ABC-F family protein has product MTPAARTGRVFQLALRDAVRAPGGRTLLDGVTVSVAAGERAGVIGENGSGKSTLLRLIAGLDRPDGGEVTVTAPGGVGYLGQVPDLPPSDTVQDAIDHALADLRELEHRMRTAEQDLTDAPPEELPERLVDYGNLVEAFELRDGYAADARVDAAMDGLGLVHIDRDRLLGSLSGGEQSRLGLACLLAASPELLLLDEPTNHLDVGALTWLEDRLRTHRGTVVVVSHDRVFLERVTTVLLAVDADRRVVERHGGGYQGYLRDKQAERDRWEQAHRDWLAEISRQTTLASSAANVLAAGPRRDAEKSPQRHQRSVEKQISARVRQARERLRRLHESPVERPPQPLRFRATLRGGEADGSRSALLHADQVSVGDRLDVASFAVGGGERVLITGPNGAGKSTLLRVLAGDLQPDQGRVRRPRRLGWLPQDVPIGDPDRTLAEAFAAGLPGPSTEHRGGLTASGLFRAGELDTPVGRLSIGQRRRLLLARLFRREVDVLLLDEPTNHLSPALVEQLEEALAEYAGAVVIVSHDRMLRSRFTGRIVTMQAGRLVG; this is encoded by the coding sequence ATGACCCCCGCCGCCCGCACGGGGCGTGTCTTCCAGCTCGCCCTGCGCGACGCCGTGCGGGCGCCGGGCGGACGGACGCTGCTCGACGGCGTCACCGTGTCCGTCGCCGCAGGCGAGCGAGCCGGCGTGATCGGCGAGAACGGCTCGGGCAAGTCCACGCTGTTGCGGCTGATCGCGGGGCTCGACCGACCGGACGGCGGGGAGGTGACCGTCACCGCGCCCGGCGGCGTCGGCTATCTCGGTCAGGTCCCGGACCTGCCGCCCTCCGACACCGTGCAAGACGCGATCGACCATGCCCTGGCCGATCTCCGCGAACTGGAACACCGGATGCGGACGGCCGAACAGGACCTCACCGACGCACCGCCGGAGGAGCTGCCCGAGCGGCTCGTCGACTACGGGAACCTCGTCGAGGCCTTCGAGCTGCGGGACGGCTATGCCGCCGACGCCAGGGTGGACGCCGCGATGGACGGGCTGGGGCTCGTCCACATCGACCGCGATCGACTGCTCGGCTCCCTCTCCGGCGGCGAGCAGTCCCGGCTGGGTCTCGCCTGTCTGCTGGCGGCGTCGCCGGAGCTGCTGCTGCTCGACGAGCCGACCAACCATCTCGACGTCGGCGCGCTGACGTGGTTGGAGGATCGGCTGCGTACGCACCGGGGCACCGTGGTCGTCGTGTCGCATGATCGGGTGTTCCTCGAACGGGTGACCACGGTCCTGCTCGCCGTGGACGCCGATCGGCGTGTCGTGGAGCGGCACGGCGGCGGATATCAGGGCTATCTGCGGGACAAGCAGGCCGAGCGCGACCGCTGGGAACAGGCGCATCGCGACTGGCTGGCGGAGATCAGCCGACAGACGACGCTGGCGTCGTCGGCGGCGAACGTCCTGGCGGCGGGGCCGCGCCGTGATGCCGAGAAGTCGCCGCAGCGCCACCAGCGCTCGGTCGAGAAGCAGATCTCCGCCCGTGTGCGGCAGGCGAGGGAACGGCTGCGGCGGCTGCACGAGTCGCCCGTGGAGCGTCCGCCTCAGCCGTTGCGGTTCCGCGCGACACTGCGGGGCGGCGAGGCCGACGGCTCACGATCGGCGCTGCTGCACGCCGACCAGGTGTCCGTGGGCGATCGTCTCGACGTCGCGTCCTTCGCGGTGGGCGGCGGGGAGCGCGTCCTGATCACCGGGCCGAACGGCGCGGGCAAGAGCACGCTGCTCCGGGTGCTCGCGGGCGACCTCCAACCCGATCAGGGTCGGGTGCGCAGGCCGAGACGGCTCGGGTGGCTGCCGCAGGACGTTCCGATCGGCGACCCGGACCGCACGCTCGCGGAGGCCTTCGCGGCGGGCCTGCCGGGACCGTCGACCGAGCATCGGGGCGGGCTGACGGCCTCGGGCCTCTTCCGCGCGGGCGAACTCGACACACCGGTGGGGCGTCTCTCGATCGGGCAGCGCAGGCGACTGCTGCTGGCTCGGCTGTTCCGCCGCGAGGTGGACGTCCTGCTGCTCGACGAGCCGACCAACCACCTCTCCCCCGCGCTGGTGGAGCAGCTGGAGGAGGCGCTGGCCGAGTACGCGGGCGCGGTGGTGATCGTCTCGCACGATCGAATGCTGCGCTCCCGCTTCACCGGCCGGATCGTCACGATGCAGGCGGGCAGGCTGGTGGGCTGA
- a CDS encoding NAD(P)-binding domain-containing protein — MEAEPTAVDVVVIGAGQAGLSTGYHLRRTGHRPEAGFVLLDAPSAPGGAWRFRWPTLRMATVHGVHDLPGLPMGPVDEDEPAATAVPAYFAAYEQHFALPVHRPVRVRSVWPEDDDPMGRLRVATDRGDFSTRALINATGTWTRPFWPRVPGQAVFRGRQLHTVDYQGPDEFAGRKVIVVGGGASGVQLLAEIATVAETTWVTRRPPVFHEGPFTHEHGRAAVARVDEAVRAGRPPESVVSVTGLLLTPEVRRMRAEGLLDRLPMFDELTADGAVWHDGRFEAADAILYATGFRAALDHLRPLRLREPGGGIVVEDTRVPAEPRVQLVGYGPSASTVGATRAGRFAVREVNRLLGRVPAGMTGH, encoded by the coding sequence ATCGAGGCAGAACCCACCGCCGTCGACGTGGTGGTGATCGGCGCCGGCCAGGCCGGGTTGTCGACGGGCTACCACCTGCGACGGACCGGTCATCGACCCGAGGCCGGCTTCGTGCTGCTCGACGCGCCGTCCGCACCCGGCGGGGCGTGGCGGTTCCGCTGGCCGACGCTGCGGATGGCCACCGTGCACGGCGTTCACGACCTCCCCGGACTGCCCATGGGTCCGGTGGACGAGGACGAGCCGGCCGCGACGGCGGTGCCCGCGTACTTCGCGGCCTACGAGCAGCACTTCGCGTTGCCGGTGCACCGTCCGGTGCGGGTGCGATCGGTGTGGCCCGAGGACGACGACCCGATGGGGAGGCTGCGCGTCGCGACCGACCGCGGCGACTTCTCGACACGGGCGCTGATCAACGCGACGGGCACCTGGACGCGCCCGTTCTGGCCGAGGGTGCCCGGGCAGGCCGTCTTCCGGGGCAGACAGCTGCACACCGTGGACTATCAGGGCCCCGACGAGTTCGCCGGGCGGAAGGTGATCGTCGTCGGCGGCGGCGCCTCGGGCGTCCAGCTTCTCGCCGAGATCGCGACCGTCGCCGAGACGACCTGGGTGACGCGGCGCCCGCCGGTCTTCCACGAGGGCCCGTTCACGCACGAGCACGGCCGGGCGGCCGTCGCGCGGGTGGACGAGGCGGTGCGGGCGGGACGTCCGCCGGAGAGCGTGGTCAGCGTGACGGGCCTCCTGCTCACACCGGAGGTTCGGCGGATGCGGGCGGAGGGCCTGCTGGACCGACTGCCGATGTTCGACGAGCTGACGGCCGACGGGGCGGTGTGGCACGACGGACGGTTCGAGGCCGCCGACGCGATCCTCTACGCGACCGGCTTCCGGGCCGCCCTGGACCATCTGCGTCCGCTGCGGCTGCGCGAGCCGGGCGGCGGCATCGTCGTGGAGGACACCCGTGTCCCGGCCGAGCCGCGCGTTCAGCTGGTGGGATACGGGCCCTCCGCCTCCACCGTGGGCGCCACCCGCGCGGGCCGGTTCGCGGTGCGGGAGGTCAACCGGCTGCTGGGGCGTGTCCCCGCAGGGATGACCGGGCACTGA